One Thermodesulfovibrionales bacterium DNA window includes the following coding sequences:
- a CDS encoding NAD-dependent epimerase/dehydratase family protein, with protein MKALITGGTGFIGSHVTNLLAGDHHAVRFFSRSLEIPEWLKGRDVELFRGDLEKPDSVLNAMEGIDVFYHIGEIRNRTRATSEKNIRLMETIIENLGKKGVKRIVFVSSITVSGIPCCIPADEDTQPEISLEDHYTLYKKRCEERLKTTLDGSEYAIIRPAPVFGPGSRYLGKLIDALDIIGPVGVPFPGDAKNLAPLIHVKDLAKAIYLAGIKPAASGQTFILTDGLRHSWLEFFSSISTNLGRRLRIITIPPLLLRVSAIPFDLFSGIFGITLNLTNYAGYFSRDLYFDNGKARDLLDWQAEYSLIDGVREMVESYRTGRGRSR; from the coding sequence GTGAAAGCGCTTATTACAGGCGGGACAGGCTTCATAGGAAGTCACGTTACCAACCTCCTGGCAGGAGATCACCATGCTGTGAGATTTTTTTCGAGGAGTCTGGAGATTCCTGAGTGGCTGAAGGGCAGAGATGTTGAATTATTCCGCGGTGATCTCGAGAAGCCCGATTCTGTTCTCAATGCCATGGAAGGGATAGACGTCTTCTACCACATCGGCGAAATAAGGAACAGGACAAGGGCCACATCAGAAAAGAATATAAGACTCATGGAGACGATCATTGAGAACCTTGGGAAGAAGGGGGTGAAACGCATTGTGTTCGTCAGCTCCATAACTGTTTCCGGCATTCCGTGCTGCATCCCGGCCGATGAAGATACGCAGCCAGAAATATCTTTGGAAGACCACTATACGCTCTACAAGAAGAGATGTGAAGAACGTCTAAAGACTACTCTTGACGGAAGTGAATATGCGATCATCAGACCAGCTCCCGTCTTTGGTCCGGGCTCTAGATACCTGGGGAAGTTGATTGATGCGCTCGATATCATAGGGCCTGTGGGCGTCCCTTTTCCCGGAGACGCCAAGAACCTTGCGCCCCTGATACACGTAAAAGACTTGGCGAAAGCCATCTATCTTGCGGGGATAAAACCTGCTGCATCGGGCCAGACCTTTATCCTTACCGATGGCCTTCGCCACAGCTGGTTAGAATTCTTCAGTTCCATATCAACAAACCTTGGCAGGAGATTAAGAATCATAACGATCCCTCCGCTCCTTCTCCGCGTCTCCGCAATACCGTTCGATCTCTTCTCAGGCATCTTCGGCATTACGCTCAATCTCACCAATTACGCAGGCTACTTTTCAAGAGACCTCTATTTCGACAACGGAAAGGCGCGCGATCTCCTTGATTGGCAGGCTGAATACAGCCTCATTGACGGGGTTAGGGAGATGGTTGAAAGTTACCGGACAGGGAGAGGGCGCTCACGGTAG
- a CDS encoding GNAT family protein — translation MEEVHKFTAKNGELITLRQAVPEDAREIINTVSSTSLERSYVLMEKHDKNPETEAKYIRDMDRKSNLLLVAIANGAVVGSLAALQSDGGHRQQTAHILNIGLHLTKTYRGLGIGSEMLRYTVKWAVEHRFKKLEASIFTTNKRSLNLFGRAGFVEEATKRKQFRIGTDYIDEVIMAMFLE, via the coding sequence ATGGAAGAAGTCCATAAATTTACAGCAAAAAACGGTGAGTTGATCACTCTCAGGCAAGCGGTTCCTGAAGATGCTCGAGAGATCATCAATACAGTCAGTTCTACATCCCTCGAGCGCAGTTATGTTTTAATGGAAAAACATGACAAGAATCCGGAGACGGAAGCAAAGTATATCAGAGACATGGACCGCAAGAGCAACCTCCTTCTCGTCGCAATCGCAAACGGTGCTGTGGTCGGAAGCCTCGCTGCGCTGCAGTCAGACGGCGGGCATAGGCAGCAGACGGCGCACATCCTCAACATCGGGCTCCATCTCACGAAGACTTACCGGGGACTCGGTATCGGCTCTGAGATGTTACGGTATACGGTTAAATGGGCGGTTGAGCATAGATTCAAGAAACTGGAGGCGAGCATATTTACTACCAATAAGCGCTCTCTTAATCTCTTCGGCAGGGCAGGGTTTGTTGAAGAGGCCACAAAGAGGAAACAGTTCAGGATCGGCACGGATTACATCGATGAGGTAATTATGGCGATGTTCCTCGAATAG